Proteins encoded by one window of Phytohabitans houttuyneae:
- a CDS encoding class I adenylate-forming enzyme family protein codes for MPEVAAARNGATLLTLDHDLGVLPEAGRRLSVAEIAYHVDDLAGRLAAAGVAPGERVVIYKTANFDVWVLATAASRVGAVPVMLSPALDAATVGALLDRLDKPWLLTDGPKLDSLAGVPVADLTRRVAIIAGERPDAVSLGALAGSPPVRPVVVALDEAALITHTSGTTGLPKLVVHTPRTMAARLTPQWVLLSLMRRRETVAIHISFVHSRMFAAMALALMFEMPVLLMNESEPGRVAELFLKHRPGLIEALPNSLMEWEGLADDPRKPFASVKYFSSTFDAMHPRTMGRLVGSSERRGAMFFQIYGQSEVGPAVGRAYLRRSAHKADGRCVGWAMPGSARVRVVSRDGRPPSEANPGFIEVGWVGLAKTYLGEQERYDANRRGDWWRTGDVGYRTRFGCLHMLDREVDMIPGVRSSLEIEDVVLGKLRELSELVVVPGPNAEPVPVVCTHDDQPLAPDRWRSAVADFPQLADPIHIPQAELPRTATLKVQRIELSRRLHGQPEKRA; via the coding sequence GTGCCGGAGGTCGCCGCGGCCCGGAACGGCGCCACCCTGCTCACCCTCGACCACGACCTGGGCGTGCTGCCCGAGGCCGGGCGGCGCCTGAGCGTGGCCGAGATCGCCTACCACGTCGACGACCTCGCCGGCCGGCTGGCCGCGGCCGGTGTCGCACCCGGCGAACGCGTCGTGATCTACAAGACCGCGAACTTCGACGTCTGGGTGCTGGCCACGGCGGCGTCGCGCGTCGGCGCGGTACCCGTGATGCTCTCGCCCGCCCTGGACGCCGCGACCGTCGGCGCCCTGCTCGACCGGCTGGACAAGCCCTGGCTGCTCACCGACGGGCCCAAGCTCGACTCGCTGGCCGGCGTACCCGTGGCCGACCTCACCCGGCGGGTGGCAATCATCGCCGGAGAGCGGCCGGACGCGGTCTCGCTCGGCGCCCTCGCCGGATCCCCGCCGGTCCGGCCGGTGGTCGTGGCGCTGGACGAGGCCGCGCTGATCACCCACACCTCCGGCACGACCGGGCTGCCCAAGCTCGTGGTGCACACGCCGCGGACCATGGCCGCCCGGCTCACGCCGCAGTGGGTGCTGCTGTCCCTCATGCGCCGGCGGGAGACCGTCGCCATCCACATCTCCTTCGTGCACTCGCGGATGTTCGCGGCGATGGCGCTCGCGCTGATGTTCGAGATGCCGGTCCTGCTGATGAACGAGTCCGAGCCGGGCCGGGTCGCCGAGCTGTTCCTCAAGCACCGGCCGGGGCTGATCGAGGCGCTGCCCAACTCGTTGATGGAGTGGGAAGGGCTCGCCGACGACCCGCGCAAACCCTTCGCGTCGGTCAAGTACTTCAGCAGCACCTTCGACGCGATGCACCCCCGCACGATGGGCCGGCTCGTCGGCTCGTCCGAGCGGCGCGGCGCGATGTTCTTCCAGATCTACGGCCAGAGCGAGGTCGGACCCGCCGTCGGCCGCGCGTACCTGCGCAGGTCGGCGCACAAGGCGGACGGGCGCTGCGTCGGCTGGGCCATGCCCGGCTCGGCGAGGGTCCGCGTCGTCAGCCGCGACGGCCGGCCGCCGTCCGAGGCGAACCCCGGCTTCATCGAGGTCGGCTGGGTCGGCCTGGCCAAGACGTACCTCGGCGAGCAGGAGCGGTACGACGCCAACCGGCGCGGCGACTGGTGGCGCACCGGCGACGTCGGATACCGCACCAGGTTCGGCTGCCTGCACATGCTCGACCGGGAGGTCGACATGATCCCCGGGGTGCGCAGCAGCCTGGAGATCGAGGACGTGGTGCTGGGCAAGCTGCGCGAGCTGAGCGAGCTCGTCGTGGTGCCCGGACCGAACGCGGAGCCGGTGCCGGTGGTCTGCACCCACGACGACCAGCCGCTGGCCCCGGACCGCTGGCGCTCGGCCGTAGCCGACTTTCCCCAGCTCGCCGACCCGATCCACATCCCGCAGGCCGAGCTGCCGCGGACGGCCACGTTGAAGGTACAGCGGATCGAGCTGTCCCGCCGGCTCCACGGGCAGCCGGAGAAGCGGGCGTGA
- a CDS encoding polyprenyl synthetase family protein, giving the protein MTTINTKPAPDTSTAPPRVLRQHLMELVEEQLSEFFRVERDRRSRAHSRAADLVGSVADLVAAGGKRIRPAFCISGFLAAGGDPDDHRVLPAASALELLHASALIHDDIMDAATRRRGVPTVHEQHSATHRMLGWRGEDRRYGEGVAVLAGDLALVYADQFMAAAPPLVDALWAELRAELIVGQFVEVHVAAAADFPIDPELARWIAVAKSGRYTIHRPLEVGAAIAGRPDLADAFEAYGAAIGEAFQLRDDLMDAFGDGQVTGKPHGLDIEQHRMTLLLGLAMKRDVGIGDLVSSNATRSGRLRRRLQDTGVRVDVEEHIDRLVEEGCRAIAKAPLAAGWREELTEMAHLVAYRDR; this is encoded by the coding sequence GTGACCACGATCAACACCAAGCCCGCACCGGATACCTCGACCGCACCACCCCGAGTCCTCCGCCAGCACCTCATGGAGCTGGTGGAGGAGCAGCTCAGCGAGTTCTTCCGCGTCGAGCGGGACCGCCGCTCGCGCGCGCACAGCCGGGCCGCGGACCTCGTCGGTTCGGTCGCCGACCTGGTGGCCGCCGGCGGCAAGCGGATCCGCCCCGCCTTCTGCATCAGCGGCTTCCTGGCCGCCGGGGGCGATCCTGACGACCACCGGGTGCTGCCGGCCGCCAGCGCGCTGGAGCTGCTGCACGCGTCCGCGCTGATCCACGACGACATCATGGATGCGGCGACGCGGCGGCGCGGCGTCCCCACGGTGCACGAGCAGCACTCGGCCACCCACCGGATGCTCGGCTGGCGCGGCGAGGACCGCCGGTACGGCGAGGGCGTCGCCGTCCTGGCCGGCGACCTGGCGCTGGTCTACGCCGACCAGTTCATGGCGGCCGCGCCGCCGCTCGTCGACGCGCTCTGGGCCGAGCTGCGGGCCGAGCTGATCGTCGGGCAGTTCGTCGAGGTGCACGTCGCGGCCGCGGCCGACTTCCCCATCGACCCGGAGCTGGCCCGGTGGATCGCGGTGGCCAAGTCCGGCCGGTACACGATCCACCGCCCGCTGGAGGTCGGCGCGGCGATCGCCGGGCGCCCGGACCTGGCCGACGCGTTCGAGGCGTACGGCGCCGCCATCGGCGAGGCGTTCCAGCTGCGGGACGACCTCATGGACGCGTTCGGCGACGGGCAGGTCACCGGCAAGCCGCACGGGCTGGACATCGAGCAGCACCGGATGACCCTGCTGCTGGGCCTTGCCATGAAGCGCGACGTCGGCATCGGCGACCTTGTCTCGTCGAACGCCACGCGTTCGGGCCGGCTGCGCCGCAGGCTGCAGGACACCGGCGTACGCGTCGACGTCGAAGAGCACATCGACCGGCTCGTCGAGGAGGGCTGCCGGGCCATCGCCAAGGCCCCGCTGGCGGCCGGCTGGCGGGAAGAGCTGACCGAGATGGCCCACCTCGTGGCCTACCGCGACCGATGA
- a CDS encoding UbiA family prenyltransferase, with product MSSEISTGRLVPSPWQTFVGLVRISKVSVYLHFFPWTLAALLLSPAALDRAGALPAMALLLLSSAGIVAATAAADDIVGLRNGSDAANYTRPGFRRDIRRKPLLSGAITLRQAIVFAVLAEAFAVVTGVAAFAALDWDVPMSAVVIFIACAVLGPQYSWGLRFSYHIGGSELLLGVGTVGGMLFPYLAVEGHWTRAAVLQGVLMGLWLVMLVSCSNVGDRDGDAAVGRRTLPVAAPMWVVKGAVVVYLFISVTTITALSTLTTMPWWTALALLPATVLHAAQVHLAVVRGRWRVARVSAFVAYDLGFLGLVAANLFAR from the coding sequence ATGAGTTCCGAGATCTCCACGGGCCGGCTGGTCCCGTCTCCGTGGCAGACCTTCGTGGGGCTGGTACGCATCTCGAAGGTCTCGGTGTACCTGCACTTCTTCCCGTGGACGCTGGCGGCCCTGCTGCTCAGCCCCGCGGCACTCGACCGGGCGGGCGCGCTGCCGGCGATGGCCCTGCTCCTGCTGTCGTCGGCCGGCATCGTGGCGGCGACCGCCGCGGCGGACGACATCGTGGGCCTGCGCAACGGCAGCGACGCGGCCAACTACACCCGGCCCGGATTCCGCCGCGACATCCGGCGCAAGCCGTTGCTCAGCGGCGCGATCACGCTGCGCCAGGCGATCGTCTTCGCGGTGCTCGCGGAGGCCTTCGCCGTGGTCACCGGCGTCGCCGCGTTCGCCGCGCTGGACTGGGACGTGCCGATGTCCGCGGTGGTCATCTTCATCGCGTGCGCCGTGCTCGGCCCGCAGTACTCGTGGGGCCTGCGGTTCAGCTACCACATCGGCGGCTCGGAGCTGCTGCTCGGCGTCGGCACCGTCGGCGGGATGCTGTTTCCCTACCTGGCGGTGGAGGGCCACTGGACCCGGGCCGCGGTGCTGCAGGGCGTGCTCATGGGCCTGTGGCTGGTCATGCTCGTGTCCTGCTCCAATGTGGGCGACCGGGACGGTGACGCGGCGGTGGGACGCCGCACGCTGCCGGTGGCCGCGCCGATGTGGGTGGTCAAGGGCGCCGTGGTGGTGTACCTGTTCATCTCGGTGACCACGATCACGGCGCTGTCCACATTGACCACGATGCCGTGGTGGACCGCGCTGGCCCTGCTGCCGGCCACCGTGCTGCACGCCGCTCAGGTGCACCTCGCCGTGGTGCGCGGCCGCTGGCGGGTCGCGCGGGTGTCCGCGTTCGTCGCCTACGACCTCGGCTTCCTCGGCCTCGTGGCCGCCAACCTGTTCGCCCGGTGA